CGCGCTCATCGCACCGGAGCCGGCGAGCCTGCGGTTCTCCACCAGTTCGACCAGGGCGCCGACGGTCTTGCAGTCGAACACATCGTCCTTGCTGAGCACGACACCGAATCGGTTCTTGATCTCGGAGACGCCGAGGGCGAACGACAGTGAGTCGAACCCGAGGTCCCCGACCAGCTCCGAGAAATCGTTGACGTCTTCTGCGGGCAATTCGAGCTCCTCGGTGATGAACTCGATGAGGAATTCCCGTACCTCTGACA
The genomic region above belongs to Mycolicibacterium sp. HK-90 and contains:
- a CDS encoding acyl carrier protein, which encodes MSEVREFLIEFITEELELPAEDVNDFSELVGDLGFDSLSFALGVSEIKNRFGVVLSKDDVFDCKTVGALVELVENRRLAGSGAMSAAGNPPGQP